In the Gossypium arboreum isolate Shixiya-1 chromosome 10, ASM2569848v2, whole genome shotgun sequence genome, one interval contains:
- the LOC108461712 gene encoding protein trichome birefringence-like 33, with translation MKAPLSSSTSSSSGILRRSRLSTYLYILLAFIVFIAIIHGEYSIANFGRVDPIIPSPVISTTPVKKREKLVVQLPSFAVEESEERCDIFSGKWVKDELTRPHYDESECPYIQPQLTCRTHGRPDTEYQKWRWQPHGCDLPRFNATLMLESLRGKRMMFVGDSLNRGQYVSMVCLLHRLIPEDKKSMETYNNDALTVFRAKDYNATIEFYWAPFLLESNSDNAVVHRISDRIVRKGSMNKHGRHWKGVDILVFNTYLWWVTGQDMKILKGSFKDVEKEIMQISTEDAYRMAMKSLLRWVTRNLDREKTRVFFTSMSPTHSKGDWGGEAGENCYNQTTPIADPNYWGSDSRKSIMKVIGEEFSKSEFPITFLNITQLSSYRKDAHTSIYKKQWNPLTTEQLANPASYADCIHWCLPGLQDTWNELLFAKLFHPDLI, from the exons atgaaggcTCCACTTTcttcatcaacatcatcatcctCTGGTATTCTTAGAAGGTCTCGTCTCTCAACTTACTTATACATTTTATTAGCTTTCATTGTTTTCATTGCTATCATCCATGGAGAATACTCCATCGCCAATTTTGGCCGAGTTGACCCAATAATCCCCAGCCCAGTTATCTCCACCACACCAG TGAAGAAAAGGGAGAAGTTGGTGGTGCAGCTGCCGTCATTTGCGGTGGAGGAAAGTGAAGAAAGATGTGATATATTCAGTGGGAAGTGGGTCAAGGACGAGTTGACTCGGCCTCACTATGATGAATCGGAGTGTCCATACATCCAGCCACAATTAACGTGTAGAACACATGGGAGACCGGATACTGAGTATCAGAAATGGAGATGGCAACCCCATGGCTGTGATCTTCCTAG ATTCAATGCCACATTGATGCTAGAGAGCCTAAGGGGAAAGAGAATGATGTTTGTGGGTGACTCATTGAACCGTGGTCAATATGTATCAATGGTTTGCCTCCTTCATAGGCTCATTCCCGAGGATAAAAAATCCATGGAAACATACAATAATGATGCCCTCACGGTTTTTCGAGCCAAG GATTACAATGCCACAATAGAATTCTATTGGGCTccatttcttctagaatccaactCGGATAATGCTGTAGTTCATAGAATATCCGATAGGATAGTGAGGAAAGGCTCGATGAATAAGCATGGCAGGCATTGGAAGGGTGTCGACATTTTGGTTTTCAATACGTACTTGTGGTGGGTGACAGGCCAAGACATGAAGATCTT GAAAGGGTCATTCAAGGATGTTGAGAAAGAAATAATGCAGATCTCAACTGAGGATGCTTATCGTATGGCAATGAAGAGCTTGTTGAGATGGGTGACCAGAAATTTGGATCGTGAGAAGACTAGGGTGTTCTTCACCAGCATGTCTCCTACTCATTCAAA GGGCGATTGGGGAGGTGAGGCTGGTGAGAACTGTTACAATCAAACAACACCTATCGCAGACCCAAATTATTGGGGTTCTGATAGCAGGAAAAGCATAATGAAAGTGATTGGGGAAGAATTCAGTAAATCCGAATTCCCCATCACGTTTCTTAACATCACACAACTCTCGAGTTACCGCAAAGATGCGCACACCTCAATTTACAAGAAACAATGGAATCCATTGACGACAGAGCAACTAGCAAACCCGGCTAGCTATGCAGATTGCATCCATTGGTGTTTGCCGGGACTTCAAGATACTTGGAATGAGCTTCTCTTTGCCAAGCTTTTCCATCCTGATTTAATCTAA
- the LOC108461969 gene encoding uncharacterized protein LOC108461969 yields MGNESRRLLLLLIFLLTVQLRVISVIGICEHSFNDGNKLYNFSLASPLPKFPHGILSEDGFYKVAGNETVLWFQLCGGMLFNHDPPRCAQCSECGGPSRCGTECSALAARNAGGYQVCSTLGHASSTNVSILDKQNPFKGVIVRMSSSGKDPSCSLSVSIICDSNGAQGPDSVEKLGTCDYATTLRHPSGCATVISIGGKGFGWFGTLLIIIICLFGAYLLAGTVYRYFFLGVYGIEAVPNLDLWASLPHRTQIFFSSLVRQFSGPSTSHRNSYSPVNS; encoded by the exons ATGGGAAATGAATCTCGGAGATTGCTTCTTCTATTGATTTTTCTCTTGACGGTTCAACTCCGAGTTATCTCAGTCATTGGGATCTGTGAACACAGCTTCAATGACGGCAACAAGTTATACAACTTTAGCTTGGCTTCTCCTTTGCCTAAATTCCCTCATGGCATTCTCAGCGAAGACGG GTTTTATAAAGTGGCGGGGAATGAGACTGTGCTTTGGTTTCAG CTTTGTGGTGGAATGCTTTTTAACCATGATCCACCTAGATGTGCTCAGTGCTCG GAATGTGGAGGTCCATCACGGTGTGGAACGGAATGTAGTGCGTTAGCGGCTAGAAATGCTGGAG GTTATCAAGTATGTTCTACTCTTGGACATGCTTCAAGTACAAATGTTAGCATCCTTG ACAAGCAGAACCCTTTCAAAGGTGTCATCGTTAGAATGTCAAGCAGTGGAAAAGATCCCAGTTGTTCACTCTCGGTCTCAATCATTTGTGATTCAAATGGAGCTCAA GGGCCAGATTCAGTGGAGAAACTGGGGACTTGTGATTAT GCTACAACGCTGCGGCATCCTTCTGGTTGTGCAACAGTCATATCCATTGGTGGGAAAGGGTTTGGCTGGTTTGGCACCTTGCTAATCAT TATCATATGCCTCTTTGGAGCCTATCTGCTTGCTGGTACAGTTTATCGATATTTTTTCCTTGGAGTTTACGGTATAGAA GCAGTTCCAAACTTGGATTTGTGGGCTAGCTTACCACATAGAACTCAG ATATTTTTCTCCTCTTTGGTACGACAGTTTAGTGGACCTTCAACCAGTCACAGAAACTCCTATTCGCCAGTCAATTCTTGA
- the LOC108467271 gene encoding cytosolic endo-beta-N-acetylglucosaminidase 1 encodes MSGQSNDQKSDPTPPPFDPSKPSVPISYPIKTLEDLENGSYYKSFHYPFNKTSVPLRPNTGLAQRPRVLVCHDMQGGYVDDKWIQGGENSGAYAIWHWYLIDVFVYFSHYLVTLPPPCWTNTAHTHGVKVLGTFIVEGEEGTATCNKMLSTKESAHKYAELLVKLAVALGFDGWLLNMEVDLDISQIPNLKEFVSYVTQTMHSSAPGSLVIWYDSVTIDGTLSWQNQLNEKNKPFFDISDGIFVNYSWEEDFPKLSATVAGDRKLDVYMGIDVFGRGTYGGGQWTTNVALDVIKKDNVSATIFAPGWVYETKQPPDFQTAQNRWWSLVEKSWGIVQNYPKTLPFYSNFDQGRGNHISVDGAQILSTQWNNISSQTFQPFLEYVDDSTSKTIEVHVDFKEASFNGGGNITFKGTLEAGASFSTRLFSGQLLLGPLPVYFTYSVSSEGNSQLGLSLEFSSETEGKKKLFLASQGTNQFSSEVLVPRRLTTPDNAPGWVMQEVSIAMNGYTLTEIHAVCYKQQPEITNTTEYFAVLGDIKISNSRNNTEFPPSISWIVDGQDIEWGTSQGSKTVSLKISWKPEDEKGPLFPKYNIYVEKLSKQSIRTLKGTLESVREYIGVAHIEAFYVSQLVIPSDTSSLKFIIQVCNVDGASQNLDDAPFFQLDVQSSTNILSLLFGCLPPLVKKFIAYL; translated from the exons ATGTCCGGCCAATCCAACGATCAAAAATCCGACCCGACACCCCCACCTTTCGATCCATCAAAGCCGTCCGTTCCCATCTCTTATCCAATCAAGACCCTTGAAGACCTTGAAAATGGTTCTTACTACAAGTCTTTTCATTACCCTTTTAATAAAACCAGTGTTCCTTTACGACCAAACACAGGTTTGGCTCAAAGGCCAAGGGTTTTGGTTTGCCATGATATGCAAGGTGGTTACGTGGACGACAAGTGGATCCAAGGTGGCGAAAATTCCGGTGCTTATGCCATATGGCACTGGTATTTGATCGAtgtgtttgtttatttttctcaTTATTTGGTTACTTTGCCTCCACCTTGTTGGACCAATACTGCTCATACACATGGAGTTAAG GTATTAGGGACATTCATTGTTGAAGGAGAAGAAGGGACAGCTACTTGCAATAAGATGCTTTCAACAAAGGAATCTGCTCACAAATATGCTGAACTCTTAGTAAAGCTTGCTGTAGCTTTGGGCTTTGATGGATGGCTG CTCAACATGGAGGTTGACCTTGACATTAGCCAAATCCCCAATCTCAAAGAATTTGTTAGCTATGTAACGCAGACAATGCACTCCTCGGCTCCTGGTTCTTTAGTTATCTG GTATGATAGTGTTACAATTGATGGAACACTTAGTTGGCAAAATCAGTTGAATGAAAAGAATAAACCTTTTTTCGATATTAGCGATGGGATCTTCGTTAACTATTCATGGGAAGAGGACTTTCCGAAGCTATCTGCAACGGTTGCCGGCGATAGAAAGCTCGATGTTTACATGGGGATTGATGTATTCGGAAGAGGAACATACGGTGGCGGGCAATGGACG ACGAATGTTGCACTTGATGTGATAAAGAAGGATAATGTCTCGGCTACAATATTCGCTCCGGGATGGGTTTATGAAACGAAACAACCACCCGATTTTCAGACCGCTCAAAACCG TTGGTGGAGTCTGGTCGAGAAATCATGGGGGATCGTCCAAAATTATCCTAAAACACTACCGTTCTATTCCAATTTCGACCAG GGCCGTGGTAATCATATTTCCGTTGACGGAGCACAAATATTAAGCACTCAATGGAATAACATTTCTTCACAAACATTTCAG CCTTTCCTGGAGTATGTTGATGATTCCACCTCAAAAACAATTGAAGTTCATGTTGA TTTTAAGGAAGCATCGTTTAACGGAGGTGGAAACATAACATTTAAAGGAACTCTCGAAGCCGGCGCCTCATTCTCGACTAGACTCTTCTCAGGACAACTTCTTTTGGGTCCATTACCGGTTTACTTCACATATTCT GTAAGCTCCGAAGGTAATTCTCAATTGGGCCTTTCTCTTGAATTCTCTTCCGAAACGGAAGGAAAAAAGAAGTTATTTCTTGCATCCCAAGGAACAAACCAATTCTCGAGTGAAGTCCTCGTGCCACGACGACTTACAACGCCGGATAATGCTCCAGGATGGGTCATGCAAGAGGTCAGCATTGCAATGAACGGATACACATTAACAGAAATCCACGCCGTATGCTACAAACAACAACCCGAAATCACAAACACAACTGAATACTTTGCTGTGCTCGGAGACATTAAGATTTCAAATTCGAGAAACAATACCGAATTCCCTCCATCTATTTCTTGGATCGTCGACGGCCAAGACATAGAATGGGGAACATCTCAAGGTTCCAAAACAGTTAGTCTTAAGATCAGCTGGAAACCGGAAGATGAAAAGGGTCCTCTTTTCCCAAAGTACAATATCTACGTTGAGAAATTATCGAAACAATCGATCCGAACATTGAAAGGAACGCTAGAAAGCGTTAGAGAGTACATCGGAGTAGCACACATAGAAGCCTTCTATGTATCTCAACTTGTCATCCCTTCGGATACTTCGAGTCTTAAGTTTATTATTCAAGTATGCAATGTTGATGGTGCCAGCCAAAATCTTGACGACGCTCCATTTTTTCAACTCGATGTTCAAAGCTCGACGAACATATTATCACTTCTGTTCGGTTGCCTTCCTCCCTTGGTGAAGAAATTCATAGCTTATCTATGA
- the LOC108467273 gene encoding LOB domain-containing protein 12-like, translating to MGGNSPCASCKLLRRRCAKDCIFAPYFPSDDPHKFAIVHKVFGASNVSKTLQELPLQQRADAVSSLVYEANARIRDPVYGCVGAISYLQNQVSQLQMQLAVAQAEIVCIQMQQDPIMVAANPQMVLGQADDDDQAFLLQNQCFNFANNNSSSSAYVNIHESLKRESIFGDIVS from the exons ATGGGAGGAAACTCGCCTTGTGCTTCTTGCAAGTTGCTTCGTCGCCGTTGTGCCAAAGACTGCATCTTTGCACCTTATTTCCCTTCCGACGATCCCCACAAATTCGCCATCGTTCACAAGGTTTTTGGTGCTAGCAATGTCAGCAAAACGTTACAG GAGCTGCCCTTGCAACAAAGGGCTGATGCGGTGAGTAGCTTGGTGTATGAAGCAAATGCAAGGATTAGGGACCCTGTTTATGGATGTGTAGGGGCTATATCTTATTTGCAGAACCAGGTTTCTCAGCTTCAAATGCAGCTTGCGGTGGCTCAGGCTGAAATAGTGTGCATTCAAATGCAACAAGACCCGATTATGGTGGCGGCTAACCCTCAAATGGTTTTGGGCCAAGCGGATGATGATGACCAAGCTTTTCTTCTCCAAAATCAGTGCTTTAATTTTGCTAATAATAATTCTTCTTCTTCTGCCTATGTAAATATTCATGAGTCTCTCAAAAGGGAGAGCATCTTTGGAGACATAGTTTCTTAA